The DNA segment TTTCTCTTGGGGTCCTCTGGGCAAGGAAAATTCTTCACGAAATTAGCTCATTCTGGATATATTCCATCTGTCAGATAATACCCTTTCGTATATTCAGCGACGTTCACAATGAAATTAATCTCTGGCACATTTTCTTGCAAGACGTTGTTGAATATGAGATTCGTATAACACGTTAATATCATTACGTGAACCGGTGACCCCAAAGAATGCATTTCATATCCACGAGTCCTAAGACGCGACCGCTTCAAGCACGATTTTTGGTGACCCATGTCCTCTTGTAAATTGGTCTTTTCAAGCAACTGGACAATTTGTCCATTTTCAGTACATAAAATCAAGGCTGCCCAACATGCCAGGAAAGTCATGTCTCTCATCATACATTTAAGGAAGACGTTGAACATCATCAGCATTTGGCCTTCTCAAGTACTGATCACCAAATAGTTCAACCACGTATTCGCAGAACTTGAAAAGACACTTGATGGCAGTTGATTCACCCATACGTAAGTACTCGTCAAGATGGTCGACGAGGACTTCATGAGATAATTGACGAATCATAGCAGTGCATTTTTTAGTCATGACAAGTCTTTTTCTTCGCGCATCATCGTCCCTCTGTtgaaaatttgatgaatgatTCTCAAGTGCATTCACTATGCGAAGGAATAACTCTCTTTGCATTCGAAATCGTCTTCGAAATATTTGATCTGAATACACCGGGTTTGTAGAGAAATAATCATTGAGAAGCCTCTCATTCCTGACTTCACGATTTCTTTGGATGAACATTCTTCTTCGCCGGGTTTCGTTATTCCTTTTATATGCTTCCATAAGTTTTCGGCTTTGTTGAAGCATCAATAACATTAGTTCTTCACCCGGATCATAACCTTGGTCATCAATTTCAACTTGGACTTCATTTTCACTTGTTGATCTAGAATTTGAGCTAGAACTGCTAGAATACTGAGAAATTCTCGAGGAAACACGTTTAAGTATATGTGTTTGCTAAATGGTATGTTAGTAGATGTGTTAGGATCGATTTGGGAATAATATTTGACTTACAATAGCTcgattcttgaaatattgaacACCGATGAACTAAATCGAGTTTTGTTTTCAAACCAAATGGAAGACACTCaaaataatccttcgtagaaacCAATTAAATATTCGTCAATAATTTTAAAAGATATGCAAGTTGATTGTGTAAAAAtgtttggttgaagcattttatcaaacactttgtatgcaaCATTTTGGTATTTgaataacaaataaaattctTAAACAATGCATCTTAAAAATAGGAGAAATAGTAAAGTAAATGCGATAAATAAATAGACATAAATTTGTTTATGAATGTTCGGAGATAAAACTCttatgtcaccccttcttccccTTAGAAGGATACACTAGAATACTTTGGTTCATACAACCCTTATATACAACCCACTCTACACTCAGGACTTACCCCACAGCCTAAGTTGGAACTCGTAACACACTCGATTGTAGGTCGCAACCTCACAATCCACATAATATTTAATGTCTCTTATAACACAATCTTTACTATCTTTGTGTGAAGACTAGCTATCACTAAACTAAACTTTGAAGCTCATCTATCTTATATATGTGTGAGAGATTGTATGTGAGGATTTAATCTATTTACAGTGTATTTATATCTCAAATGTATCCTCACACATTGTGCTTGCTTTCATTTCAGCTAATTTTCTTCATATAGGCTGCCCATGCTTTGAATCCTCTTCCAAAGCTTGTATTTGATCTGAAAAATTTTCTTCAGCTAATATTTGACcaaagtgataaacatgaaAATTTTAGCCCTTTGTCTTGGCTTTTTAACGCATCAAGAATAGCACCATTCATAGTTCATATGATAAAGTTATGCATGCAATACCAGACTATGTACAGTCTTCAATTTTGTAATCAACTTATGCAGAACCAGCAATTTTCGCTCAATGTATCAGCATCTTAGTCTCCAATTCATACTTTAATTTGTGAATATGATttttatatcatgttcttaGCTTTGTAACACATAGTGAATCGTTCCATTTGGATGATGGAACTGAGATATATGGCCATTAAACCAAAACTGATCTGTCAAACTTTTTTGCTACTATAACTTCGTCAAGTTCACTGTTGAGGCGCCAGTTTGACCTAGATAGCATCCGAACTAGTCCAATTGGTTTGAAATATGACTTGTAGAACTTTAAGTTGTTTGTTCAACGGTTTTGATGTCTTGTCATTTGGATTAACGAACTGTGAGATATGGTCAAAATACCAAAATTGGTATGTTAAACCGTTTGATGTTATAAATCCAGTTCAATGTTGTGGAGTCAGTTTGAACTAGCTAACATCCTAATTGGTACAACTGGTCTGAAACATGACTTGAATCTTTTTGAGTTGGTTGTTCAACGGTCTTAGCGGATGGTCATTTGGATCATCAAGCCATATGAGATATGATCGAAACAAGAAGCTGCGGCAGAAACTAAGTTGtactaaaattatatttcaacacCTTATCACTTTCAATTTGTGATCAACCAACAACACACTtaagtaaatatgttagaaatacaataacaagttttgttatcatcaaaatcaagattgcttaCATTTTCGAAACCACCcaacaatctttttttttttttatgatcacaaaaatTGGATAAAAATATGAACATTGAAACTCAAGTAatgcaaaaatcatatttttatctaaCATATTTCTCCTCCTTTTTTGTATGAATCAAAAAGatacattttaaaataaataagcacaAAATTTTCTCCCCcttaaaaattatgattagCTCTCCCCctatattttttaaagtttaaaattgataaa comes from the Henckelia pumila isolate YLH828 chromosome 1, ASM3356847v2, whole genome shotgun sequence genome and includes:
- the LOC140874451 gene encoding uncharacterized protein, whose translation is MLLMLQQSRKLMEAYKRNNETRRRRMFIQRNREVRNERLLNDYFSTNPVYSDQIFRRRFRMQRELFLRIVNALENHSSNFQQRDDDARRKRLVMTKKCTAMIRQLSHEVLVDHLDEYLRMGESTAIKCLFKFCEYVVELFGDQYLRRPNADDVQRLP